GCCGAGCGCATCGTCTACGGTGCGCTCGAGCAGATCGAGAAGAAGAACCCCGGCCGCGATCCGGTCGAGGCGTTCACCATCGCCATCAACAACGTCAAGCCGATGGTCGAGGTGAAGTCCCGCCGCGTCGGCGGCGCCAACTACCAGGTGCCGGTCGAAGTGCGCCCGGTGCGCCGCCTGGCGCTGTCGATGCGCTGGCTCAAGGAAGCCGCCAAGAAGCGCGGCGAGAAGTCCATGGCCATGCGCCTGGCCAACGAACTCATGGAAGCCACGGAAGGCCGCGGCGGCGCCATGAAGAAGCGCGACGAAGTGCACCGCATGGCGGAGGCCAACAAGGCCTTCTCGCACTTCCGCTTCTAAGAACCGTCCCAACCTGCGGTACGGGCCCGCCACGAGCGGGCCTTTATCGCTTCCAACGAAAGATCATCATGGCCCGCAAAACGCCCATCGAGCGCTATCGCAACATCGGGATCTCGGCGCACATCGACGCCGGCAAGACCACGACCACCGAGCGCATCCTGTTCTACACCGGTGTGAACCACAAGATCGGT
This genomic window from Ramlibacter pinisoli contains:
- the rpsG gene encoding 30S ribosomal protein S7, whose amino-acid sequence is MPRRREVPKREILPDPKYGNVELAKFMNVIMQGGKKAVAERIVYGALEQIEKKNPGRDPVEAFTIAINNVKPMVEVKSRRVGGANYQVPVEVRPVRRLALSMRWLKEAAKKRGEKSMAMRLANELMEATEGRGGAMKKRDEVHRMAEANKAFSHFRF